A window from Candidatus Margulisiibacteriota bacterium encodes these proteins:
- a CDS encoding YIP1 family protein, producing the protein MSKTLKEYFITWWTIMARPILFFTRLKEEDWKEKALTFLLQTAWLLAALVALTIFIVQYVPIGATLVEAVRGWKLIVVLPVLVTLALVFFLITAFILGGLLVVGLGAAFYGIGAVLHYTYILMGGKGHLPRMIQQSLYSSAVTLAGVIPCLLAVFTRYGLLDFALFRVGYNLFYGLTVLYVYGLWAVSGRRVYGVPKWLAFTGALVPVIILLIFGLAFDKIALGKLEAWIAPLK; encoded by the coding sequence ATGAGCAAAACCCTGAAGGAGTACTTTATTACCTGGTGGACGATCATGGCCAGGCCGATCCTCTTTTTTACCCGCCTGAAAGAAGAAGATTGGAAAGAAAAAGCGCTGACTTTCCTGCTGCAGACCGCCTGGCTGCTGGCGGCGCTCGTTGCCCTGACCATTTTCATCGTGCAGTACGTCCCGATCGGCGCGACCCTGGTCGAAGCGGTCAGGGGGTGGAAGCTGATCGTCGTGCTGCCGGTACTGGTGACCCTGGCGCTGGTCTTTTTCCTGATCACGGCTTTTATCCTGGGGGGTCTGCTGGTCGTCGGCCTGGGCGCGGCTTTCTACGGGATCGGCGCGGTCCTGCATTATACATATATACTAATGGGCGGCAAAGGGCATTTGCCGAGGATGATCCAGCAGTCGTTATACAGCAGCGCCGTTACCCTGGCCGGCGTTATCCCGTGCTTGCTCGCGGTGTTTACCCGTTACGGCCTCTTGGACTTTGCGCTGTTCCGGGTCGGCTATAATCTGTTCTACGGTTTGACCGTGCTCTACGTTTACGGCTTGTGGGCGGTCTCGGGCCGCCGGGTCTACGGCGTGCCGAAGTGGCTGGCGTTCACCGGCGCGTTGGTCCCGGTAATTATCCTCTTGATTTTCGGCCTGGCTTTTGATAAGATTGCGCTTGGAAAGTTGGAAGCATGGATAGCACCGTTGAAATAA
- the recR gene encoding recombination mediator RecR — translation MYAESLAKLIDELQKLPGIGPKSAQRLAFFLLGSSRQSVEALVGSILQAKDRLKYCSQCFNITDIDPCRICADASRRADQICVVAEPKDLVAIERSGVYNGKYHVLGGVISPLDGVEPDSLRIKELLARLSRSPVKELVLAISPTTEGEATIIYLNRLLKPLGVQMTRIAYGLPIGADMDYADPATLSKALEGRREVNI, via the coding sequence ATGTACGCGGAATCGCTGGCGAAATTGATCGACGAACTGCAAAAACTCCCCGGGATCGGGCCAAAATCGGCGCAACGGCTGGCTTTTTTCCTGCTCGGGAGCTCGCGGCAGAGCGTTGAGGCCCTGGTCGGCTCGATCCTGCAGGCCAAGGACCGGCTTAAATACTGTTCCCAGTGCTTTAACATCACCGATATCGATCCCTGCCGGATCTGTGCCGACGCTTCCCGCCGCGCTGACCAGATCTGCGTCGTCGCCGAGCCGAAGGACCTGGTGGCGATCGAGCGTTCCGGAGTGTATAATGGAAAATATCACGTCCTGGGCGGCGTTATTTCACCGCTGGACGGGGTCGAGCCGGACAGTTTGCGGATCAAGGAACTGCTCGCCCGGCTTAGCCGGAGCCCGGTCAAGGAACTGGTCCTGGCCATTAGCCCGACGACCGAAGGGGAGGCGACCATCATTTACCTGAACAGGCTGCTCAAGCCGCTGGGGGTCCAAATGACCAGGATCGCTTACGGCCTGCCGATCGGCGCCGACATGGATTACGCGGACCCGGCGACCCTATCGAAAGCCCTGGAAGGGCGAAGAGAGGTTAATATATGA
- a CDS encoding 2-oxoacid:acceptor oxidoreductase family protein, which yields MDSTVEIRWHGRGGQGAKTAALLFGEAALSLGKNIQAFPEYGPERMGAPVASFNRISSQPINLHCSITEPSVVIVLDPTLMDSVDVTAGLPADGKIIVNTKQCPADIRKQLKLKGAKVFTVDASGISKATIGRDIPNTPMMGALVKASGLLPIDSMIKDTEEKLKKKFASKPEVIKGNLEAIKRAYNEVIGE from the coding sequence ATGGATAGCACCGTTGAAATAAGATGGCATGGTAGAGGAGGGCAGGGCGCAAAAACCGCTGCCCTTCTTTTTGGCGAAGCGGCCTTGTCGCTCGGCAAGAACATTCAGGCGTTCCCTGAATACGGGCCGGAGCGGATGGGGGCGCCGGTCGCCTCTTTTAACCGGATCTCCTCCCAGCCGATCAACCTCCATTGTTCGATTACCGAGCCGAGCGTCGTGATCGTCCTCGATCCGACGCTGATGGACTCGGTCGACGTCACGGCCGGTTTACCGGCTGACGGCAAGATCATTGTCAATACCAAGCAATGCCCGGCCGATATCCGGAAACAACTGAAGCTCAAAGGAGCCAAGGTCTTTACCGTTGATGCCTCCGGGATATCCAAGGCGACGATCGGCCGGGATATCCCCAATACGCCGATGATGGGTGCGTTGGTCAAAGCGTCCGGACTTTTGCCGATCGACTCGATGATCAAAGATACGGAAGAAAAACTAAAAAAGAAATTCGCTTCCAAGCCGGAAGTCATTAAAGGGAACCTGGAAGCGATCAAACGCGCTTATAACGAGGTAATTGGCGAATGA
- the gmhB gene encoding D-glycero-beta-D-manno-heptose 1,7-bisphosphate 7-phosphatase, with translation MQGTSRAVFVDRDGTIIEDSGYISTPKEVHFLPGSIEALRQLNQAGFKVIVITNQSGVARGFFSEDMVQTIDKFIHKQVLSGGGHIDAFYYCPHHPEHGVYPYRQECACRKPSPGMIKQAAQDHHLDLGRSFMVGDHSCDVRAGKTAGVRTVFVLTGHGSREKAKLADKPDHTAPSLAEAVAWIIKEGK, from the coding sequence ATGCAAGGCACCAGCAGGGCGGTCTTTGTCGACCGCGACGGGACGATCATCGAGGATTCCGGTTACATCAGCACTCCCAAAGAGGTCCATTTTCTCCCCGGTTCGATCGAGGCGCTCCGGCAACTGAACCAGGCCGGGTTCAAGGTCATCGTCATCACGAACCAATCCGGGGTCGCCCGGGGCTTTTTCAGCGAGGATATGGTGCAAACGATCGATAAGTTCATCCATAAGCAGGTCTTGAGCGGCGGCGGCCATATCGACGCCTTTTATTATTGCCCGCACCATCCCGAACACGGCGTGTACCCTTACCGGCAGGAGTGCGCCTGCCGCAAACCGAGTCCCGGCATGATCAAACAAGCGGCCCAAGACCATCATCTCGACCTGGGCCGCTCGTTCATGGTCGGCGATCACAGCTGCGACGTGCGGGCCGGTAAAACCGCCGGCGTCAGGACGGTCTTTGTGCTGACCGGCCACGGCAGCCGGGAAAAAGCCAAACTGGCCGACAAGCCGGACCACACCGCGCCCAGCCTGGCGGAAGCGGTCGCCTGGATCATCAAGGAGGGCAAATAA
- a CDS encoding LptA/OstA family protein, which yields MSRFWQITLTALCLAFVGWLFYWALFAPKKDLSQLIYTTMMEQAKQADLSFKQVSFEENSNGEKFWQLQAVSAMVNKNTGLATLQNTRGTFYKKGKAVLKFRSPAALWEMNKQEIYLDKPLGYDAAYEKQVLALIKGLQAQPLSVFNLPQAYRQGLGYWFQAKNLSWKVADQLLLCTGGISLNKGEVSGQAATLKGDVEFNNVVLEGEPRFQIASSGSAPVTIEAVSFEIASAADLLTARGNPVISWREARITAQAASYRQTAKVLKLTGDVRVTYKDISASGSAADYLVDSQKVVLTGDARANQAGNNLSSDRIVVSLAEQKIALAGRSRVVIGEEQSKP from the coding sequence ATGAGCCGTTTTTGGCAGATCACCCTAACCGCGCTCTGCCTGGCGTTCGTCGGCTGGCTCTTCTACTGGGCGCTGTTCGCTCCCAAAAAAGACCTATCGCAGCTCATTTATACCACCATGATGGAACAAGCCAAACAGGCCGACCTGTCGTTCAAGCAGGTCAGCTTCGAGGAAAACTCCAACGGCGAAAAATTCTGGCAGTTGCAAGCCGTCAGCGCCATGGTCAACAAGAACACCGGCCTGGCCACCCTGCAGAATACCCGGGGGACTTTCTACAAAAAAGGGAAAGCCGTCCTCAAATTCCGCTCGCCGGCCGCCCTCTGGGAGATGAACAAACAGGAGATCTACCTGGACAAGCCGCTCGGTTATGACGCCGCGTACGAAAAACAGGTGTTGGCGCTGATCAAGGGCTTGCAAGCCCAGCCGCTCTCGGTCTTCAACCTCCCCCAGGCCTATCGCCAGGGGCTCGGCTACTGGTTCCAGGCCAAGAACCTGAGCTGGAAAGTCGCCGACCAGCTCCTGCTTTGTACCGGTGGGATCAGCCTGAACAAGGGCGAGGTCAGCGGCCAGGCGGCAACGCTCAAAGGGGACGTCGAATTCAACAACGTCGTGCTGGAAGGGGAGCCGCGGTTCCAGATCGCTTCGTCCGGCAGCGCGCCGGTCACGATCGAAGCGGTGAGCTTTGAGATCGCCAGCGCGGCCGATCTTTTGACCGCCCGCGGCAACCCGGTGATCTCCTGGCGGGAAGCCAGGATCACCGCCCAGGCCGCCAGCTATCGCCAAACGGCGAAGGTCCTGAAACTGACGGGCGACGTGCGGGTCACCTACAAGGATATCAGCGCGTCGGGCTCGGCGGCCGATTACCTGGTCGACAGCCAAAAGGTCGTACTGACCGGCGACGCCCGGGCAAATCAGGCGGGGAATAACCTGTCCAGCGACCGGATCGTCGTTTCGCTCGCGGAACAAAAGATCGCGCTGGCCGGACGCAGCCGCGTCGTGATCGGCGAGGAGCAGAGCAAACCATGA
- a CDS encoding transketolase C-terminal domain-containing protein, translated as MSKVVAKTGNEAMAEAMRQINPDVVAAYPITPATEIVMIFAKYVADGLVDTNFVAVESEHSAMSACVGASATGARVMTGTSSQGLCLMYEILPIAAALRLPIVMCDVNRAISGPINIHCDHSDTMAARDFGWLQIFSENSQEAYDSLIQAVRIAEDPRVHLPAMVTTDGFIISHCLDRIEIVEDKEVKEFIGGDRKSANGLLDVNKPVSVGLLDLQDYYFEHRLPVAQAMKDAKKVILEVGEEFAKKFGRKYGLFEAYKLDDAEIAIVALGSTCGTAKVVIDELRAKGVKAGMLKVRVFRPFPAEEIAQALANVKAVAVLDRSDGWAGQGGQVFAEVRSALYAEAKRPKLINYVYGLGGREIDLPLLRSVFTALQSVEKQPLVQYLGVRE; from the coding sequence ATGTCAAAAGTAGTAGCGAAGACGGGCAACGAGGCGATGGCGGAGGCGATGCGCCAGATCAACCCCGACGTGGTCGCCGCCTATCCGATCACCCCGGCCACCGAGATCGTCATGATCTTTGCCAAATACGTGGCGGACGGCCTGGTCGATACTAATTTCGTGGCGGTCGAATCGGAACATTCGGCGATGTCCGCCTGCGTCGGCGCTTCGGCGACCGGCGCCCGGGTCATGACCGGGACCTCTTCGCAAGGCTTGTGTTTAATGTACGAGATCCTGCCGATCGCCGCGGCGCTCCGGCTGCCGATCGTGATGTGCGACGTGAACCGCGCCATTTCCGGGCCGATCAATATCCATTGCGACCACTCGGATACCATGGCCGCCCGCGATTTCGGCTGGCTGCAGATCTTTTCCGAGAACTCCCAGGAAGCCTACGACAGCCTGATCCAGGCGGTCAGGATCGCCGAAGACCCGCGCGTCCACCTGCCGGCGATGGTGACGACCGACGGCTTTATTATCAGCCACTGCCTCGACCGGATCGAAATCGTGGAAGATAAAGAGGTCAAGGAGTTCATCGGCGGGGACCGCAAGTCGGCCAACGGCCTGCTTGACGTCAATAAGCCGGTCTCTGTCGGCTTGCTCGACCTGCAGGACTATTATTTTGAACACCGGCTGCCGGTCGCCCAGGCGATGAAAGACGCCAAAAAGGTCATTTTGGAAGTCGGCGAGGAATTTGCCAAGAAATTCGGCCGGAAATACGGCTTGTTCGAAGCTTATAAGCTTGACGACGCCGAGATCGCCATCGTCGCGCTCGGTTCGACCTGCGGTACCGCCAAGGTCGTGATCGACGAGCTCAGAGCCAAGGGAGTGAAGGCGGGGATGCTCAAAGTCCGCGTTTTCCGGCCGTTCCCGGCCGAAGAGATCGCCCAGGCGCTGGCGAACGTCAAGGCGGTCGCGGTGCTTGACCGGTCCGACGGCTGGGCGGGCCAGGGCGGACAGGTTTTCGCCGAGGTCCGCTCGGCGCTGTATGCCGAAGCCAAAAGGCCTAAATTGATAAATTATGTCTACGGCCTGGGCGGCCGCGAGATCGACCTGCCGCTGCTCCGTTCGGTCTTTACCGCGCTGCAGAGCGTGGAGAAGCAGCCGCTGGTGCAATACTTAGGGGTTAGAGAGTAG
- a CDS encoding 4Fe-4S binding protein translates to MSEAKPGWKSLPEGDVVKGGSAAEFKTGDWRSERPVWFPERCIHCMFCWISCPDSSIIVKDGKMTGIDYDHCKGCGICVKECPVKPNKALEMKPEREEAGCQK, encoded by the coding sequence ATGAGCGAAGCAAAACCAGGCTGGAAATCACTGCCCGAAGGCGACGTCGTCAAGGGCGGGTCGGCCGCTGAATTCAAGACCGGGGATTGGCGGAGCGAACGGCCCGTTTGGTTCCCGGAAAGATGCATCCACTGCATGTTCTGCTGGATCTCCTGTCCGGACTCCTCGATCATCGTTAAAGACGGGAAAATGACCGGCATTGACTACGATCACTGCAAAGGGTGCGGGATCTGCGTCAAGGAATGTCCGGTCAAACCGAACAAAGCGTTGGAAATGAAACCAGAGAGGGAAGAAGCAGGATGTCAAAAGTAG
- the rfaE1 gene encoding D-glycero-beta-D-manno-heptose-7-phosphate kinase — MKKYLPLFKGKKVLVFGDLMLDEHIWSRVTRISPEAPVPIADVVKTTHVPGGCGNVAANITALGATPYLVGIIGNDSSGDKLVKALSKAKIPTAYLLRDNDRPTILKSRIIAASQQMVRVDREDRTLVSPLLAKKITARLKELITRVDAVIISDYEKGLVTPALCQFLIKLAHRHKKPVAVDPKGFDYAKYRGTTIITPNQKEAALAAKIVIRDEADLKKAGQSLLRAVRSRYVLITRGKAGMSLFDQKGPTHIPAIPREVFDITGAGDAVIATLSLALTAGAPMKQACAIANYAGSIVVGKIGTAPCSLAELEVALEGREPIARKIKLRQEMAAIARSLRAEGNKIVFTNGCFDILHLGHVRYLREAKKLGDILIVGVNTDASVSALKGPERPYVSELERAEILASLECVDFVVLFSELRPDNLLKAISPQIHVKGGDYKASELPEKKLVESLGGQVVVIPPIKGRSTTNIVAKILGKQQ; from the coding sequence TTGAAAAAATACCTTCCCTTGTTCAAGGGGAAAAAGGTCCTGGTCTTCGGCGACCTGATGCTCGACGAGCATATCTGGAGCCGGGTTACCCGGATCTCGCCGGAAGCCCCGGTCCCGATCGCCGACGTGGTCAAAACCACTCACGTCCCGGGCGGCTGCGGCAACGTCGCGGCCAATATCACCGCGCTGGGGGCGACCCCCTACCTGGTCGGCATCATCGGCAACGATAGCTCGGGCGATAAGCTGGTCAAAGCCCTGAGCAAGGCCAAGATCCCAACCGCGTATTTGCTCCGGGACAACGACCGCCCGACGATCCTCAAATCGCGGATCATCGCCGCGTCCCAGCAGATGGTCCGGGTCGACCGGGAAGACCGGACCCTGGTTTCCCCGCTGCTGGCGAAAAAGATCACGGCACGCCTGAAAGAACTGATCACCCGGGTCGACGCGGTCATCATTTCCGATTACGAAAAAGGCCTGGTCACCCCGGCGCTTTGCCAGTTCCTGATCAAACTCGCCCACCGCCACAAGAAACCGGTCGCGGTCGATCCCAAGGGGTTCGACTACGCCAAATACCGCGGGACCACCATTATTACCCCGAACCAGAAGGAGGCCGCCCTGGCCGCCAAGATCGTGATCCGGGATGAGGCCGACCTGAAAAAAGCCGGACAATCCCTGCTCCGCGCGGTCCGCAGCCGCTACGTCCTGATCACCCGCGGGAAAGCAGGGATGAGCCTGTTCGACCAAAAAGGCCCGACCCATATCCCGGCGATCCCCCGGGAGGTTTTTGACATTACCGGCGCCGGCGACGCCGTGATCGCGACCTTAAGCTTGGCGCTGACGGCCGGCGCGCCGATGAAGCAAGCGTGCGCGATCGCCAATTACGCCGGCTCGATCGTGGTCGGCAAGATCGGCACCGCCCCCTGCTCCCTGGCCGAGCTGGAAGTCGCCCTGGAGGGACGCGAGCCGATCGCCCGCAAGATCAAGCTGCGCCAGGAAATGGCCGCGATCGCCCGGAGCCTGCGCGCCGAAGGGAACAAGATCGTTTTCACCAACGGCTGTTTCGACATCCTCCACCTGGGGCACGTCCGTTATCTGCGGGAAGCAAAAAAGCTCGGCGACATCCTGATCGTCGGCGTCAACACCGACGCCTCGGTCTCCGCCCTGAAGGGGCCCGAACGGCCTTACGTTTCCGAGCTGGAACGGGCCGAGATCCTGGCTTCCCTGGAGTGCGTCGATTTTGTCGTCCTGTTCAGCGAACTGCGGCCGGATAATTTGCTCAAGGCGATCAGCCCGCAGATCCACGTCAAGGGGGGCGACTATAAGGCGTCCGAACTGCCGGAGAAAAAGCTGGTCGAATCGCTCGGCGGCCAGGTCGTGGTCATCCCGCCCATTAAAGGACGCTCGACCACCAATATCGTGGCCAAGATCTTGGGCAAGCAGCAATGA